From one Mytilus edulis chromosome 1, xbMytEdul2.2, whole genome shotgun sequence genomic stretch:
- the LOC139505009 gene encoding N-acetyltaurine hydrolase-like — MKIQTVLGPIDPSSAGLVLPHEHLSIAAGALGVKNKDERFKDYENAAVAMDTLWWINQNPYSNIPNLQQCEEHEAVIEELKFFKKYGGGTMVDNTNLGISRDINFLKQASEKTGVNIVAGTGYYVESSRPETVKLTVEEMAAHMKGELQDGCDGSTGSIKCGVIGEVGCSWPLLPSEKRALQAAAQVNVDIGCPVIIHPGRDDKAPQEIVRVYQEAGGKVDKLIMSHLDRTFLSEDKLVKFAALGCYCEFDLFGIELTHYQQKESVDMPGDATRIKSIKSLINSGYEDKITISQDIHTKHRMMKYGGHGFSHILLNIIPKMLKRGISQEQIDKITKVNPQKWLAY; from the exons ttctaGGACCAATAGATCCCAGCTCAGCGGGACTGGTTCTTCCACATGAACATCTCTCTATTGCTGCTGGGGCTTTAGGTGTCAAAAATAAAGATGAGCGATTTAAGGATTATGAGAATGCAGCTGTTGCCATGGATACCTTGTGGTGGATAAATCAGAATCC ATATAGTAATATCCCTAATTTACAACAGTGTGAGGAACATGAGGCTGTCATAGAAGAATTAAAGTTTTTTAAG aagtATGGAGGTGGTACAATGGTAGACAATACTAATCTTGGTATAAGCAGAGATATAAACTTTCTGAAACAGGCTTCAGAGAAAACAGGTGTCAACATAGTAGCTGGAACAG GTTATTATGTAGAAAGTTCCAGACCAGaaacagttaagttaacagtagaAGAAATGGCAGCACATATGAAGGGAGAGTTACAAGATGGTTGTGATGGTTCTACCGGTAGTATCAAATGTGGGGTGATAGGAGAGGTTGGGTGTAGTTGGCCACTTTTAC CGAGTGAGAAACGTGCATTACAAGCAGCAGCACAAGTAAATGTTGATATTGGTTGTCCAGTAATTATACATCCTGGCCGTGATGACAAGGCTCCACAAGAGATCGTTAGAGTGTACCAGGAGGCTGGAGGGAAAGTAGACAAACTTATCATGTCACACCTTGACA GAACTTTTCTGAGTGAAGATAAATTAGTTAAATTTGCAGCTCTTGGTTGTTATTGTGAGTTTGATCTTTTTGGTATTGAGTTAACTCATTATCAACAAAAAGAGTCAGTGGATATGCCTGGTGATGCAACTAGAATCAAGTCAATAAAGTCACTCATCAATAGTGGGTATGAAGACAAAATTACCATCTCTCAGGACATCCACACAAAACATAGAATG atgaaaTATGGTGGTCATGGATTTTCACACATTCTACTAAACATTATCCCAAAGATGTTAAAGAGAGGCATATCACAGGAACAGAtagataaaataacaaaagtcAATCCACAAAAATGGCTggcatattga